Proteins co-encoded in one Chitinophagales bacterium genomic window:
- a CDS encoding alpha-E domain-containing protein: protein MLARVANSLYWTGRYIERSEHLARYLNVQYFSTLDAPMTLQKEVILTSILQMAGVKSITQEQQQNGQQQSLSTSFKEQDILIEVTFNPTNSNSIFSNVQNARENARSVRYLLSTGLWEAINQYYHFVKTYSVDFYKTRGLYDFTVNARKHCSIIRSYANSTLLNDDIWAFLKLGFHVERSAQIIRVLLNKIIDIHSLTNNKQEDPLAVYQWTTTLKILESFDMYRRVYRSVINQKEVLEFLLSHPTLPCSIAFSLSKVNEMLSCLTFAASPNSQLAFQAGKLANSFKYLEYEEIEGNLQEFLTSSLNKIYQLHELIEKEYFE from the coding sequence ATGTTAGCCAGAGTTGCCAATTCGCTTTATTGGACAGGACGATACATTGAACGCTCAGAACACCTTGCACGTTATTTGAATGTGCAGTATTTTTCTACGTTAGATGCTCCTATGACCCTACAAAAAGAAGTCATTCTAACTTCTATTTTACAAATGGCGGGCGTTAAATCTATAACCCAAGAGCAGCAACAAAATGGCCAGCAACAATCCCTGTCCACTAGCTTCAAGGAACAAGATATTTTGATTGAAGTGACTTTTAATCCTACTAATTCCAATTCCATCTTTTCCAATGTGCAAAACGCCAGAGAGAATGCAAGAAGTGTCCGTTATCTTCTTTCCACAGGTCTTTGGGAGGCAATCAACCAATACTATCATTTTGTCAAAACCTATTCTGTTGATTTTTATAAAACAAGAGGATTGTATGATTTTACTGTAAATGCTAGGAAGCATTGCTCGATTATTCGATCCTATGCCAATAGTACCCTCCTAAACGATGATATATGGGCATTTTTGAAGCTTGGTTTTCATGTGGAAAGGTCTGCACAGATTATCCGTGTATTGTTGAATAAAATTATTGACATTCATTCACTTACTAACAATAAACAAGAAGATCCTCTTGCTGTCTATCAATGGACTACAACTTTAAAAATTTTGGAAAGCTTTGATATGTATAGGAGGGTTTACCGAAGTGTAATCAATCAAAAAGAGGTATTAGAATTTTTACTAAGCCATCCAACACTTCCTTGTTCCATAGCGTTTTCTTTATCAAAAGTGAACGAAATGCTCTCTTGTCTTACTTTTGCAGCAAGTCCAAACTCTCAGTTGGCTTTTCAGGCTGGTAAATTGGCAAATAGTTTTAAGTATTTGGAATATGAAGAAATTGAAGGTAATCTACAAGAATTTTTGACAAGTTCATTGAACAAAATTTACCAACTTCACGAGTTAATCGAAAAAGAATACTTTGAATAA
- a CDS encoding sterol desaturase family protein, with protein sequence MEHSFFEFWLKDVTKIVSRYFFFATIAFTLFYVIFKRQMWFRKVQKKMPKLTDYGRDILFSLLTVTIFATIGFLTFVTFGAYSNTYSEIGEYGMAYYAFTWVWMFFLHDTWFYWAHRAMHHPFLYRHVHLVHHKSTNPSPWTAYAFHPLEAVVEVAILPLIAFTLPVHKSAIGLFFLFQIMYNVYGHLGFELYPKNFHKHWLGKWVNTSVAHNLHHKKFHGNYGLYFLFWDRMIGTLRTDYDETYEQTTNGKELEMESVTSNTPTQEGLVWVKK encoded by the coding sequence ATGGAACATTCCTTTTTTGAGTTTTGGCTGAAAGATGTGACAAAAATTGTATCTCGCTATTTCTTTTTTGCGACCATCGCATTTACACTATTCTATGTGATTTTCAAACGCCAAATGTGGTTTCGGAAAGTCCAAAAGAAGATGCCCAAACTGACCGATTATGGCAGAGATATACTTTTTTCACTCCTCACTGTCACCATTTTTGCCACCATTGGCTTCTTAACTTTTGTAACCTTTGGCGCATACTCCAATACTTACAGCGAGATAGGTGAATACGGAATGGCGTATTATGCTTTCACTTGGGTATGGATGTTTTTTCTGCACGACACCTGGTTCTATTGGGCACATCGGGCCATGCACCATCCATTTTTGTACCGACACGTTCATCTTGTCCACCATAAATCCACCAATCCTTCACCGTGGACAGCCTACGCCTTTCACCCACTGGAAGCAGTAGTAGAAGTGGCTATATTACCCTTGATAGCCTTCACTTTGCCTGTTCACAAATCTGCAATTGGATTGTTTTTCTTGTTCCAAATCATGTACAATGTCTATGGGCATTTGGGCTTTGAACTATATCCGAAAAATTTCCACAAACACTGGCTCGGCAAATGGGTCAATACATCAGTAGCACACAACCTACACCACAAAAAATTTCACGGCAATTACGGCTTGTATTTCCTTTTTTGGGATAGAATGATAGGAACTTTGCGGACGGATTATGATGAAACGTATGAGCAAACCACCAATGGAAAAGAACTTGAAATGGAATCCGTTACTTCAAATACTCCTACCCAAGAAGGTTTGGTATGGGTAAAGAAATAA
- the mutT gene encoding 8-oxo-dGTP diphosphatase MutT, with the protein MGKEIRLQNEKNTDFNVIQVTAAILEKDGKILIAQRKVGDRLAGKWEFPGGKIEVGESPEICLQRELQEELGIETRIGYFLYQTDYQYPHIHIRLLAYKTFYLSGEFQLHDHAAIEWVTLQEMQNYDFAPADIPIVKFLYSQIGEF; encoded by the coding sequence ATGGGTAAAGAAATAAGACTTCAAAACGAAAAAAATACCGACTTCAATGTCATTCAAGTCACTGCTGCAATTCTCGAAAAAGACGGCAAAATCTTGATTGCCCAGCGAAAAGTAGGGGATAGGTTAGCAGGAAAATGGGAATTTCCAGGCGGTAAAATTGAAGTAGGAGAAAGTCCTGAAATCTGCCTTCAAAGAGAACTGCAGGAAGAATTGGGTATCGAAACCCGCATTGGCTATTTTTTATATCAGACTGACTACCAATACCCACATATTCACATCCGCTTATTGGCCTACAAAACCTTCTACCTTTCTGGTGAATTCCAGCTCCATGACCATGCTGCAATAGAATGGGTGACATTGCAGGAAATGCAAAACTATGATTTTGCACCAGCAGACATTCCCATTGTCAAATTCTTGTATTCTCAAATAGGAGAATTTTAA
- a CDS encoding family 16 glycoside hydrolase, which yields MKSTLLYLFFSTVLLMFLVGCEDNTTNNQETQKERPNSPWVFRSVLDTQARMITLALDDKMWVAYRTDKASLYKAWSGGVVFQGAVYNTMHGPQPVSYGDAWMVNKYANPWLLVEDHDATLLTAKYKGHRFENGYVQLMYELTTPTGENINVTEQVEHFNSGTHQQGLERIFTTENVPKGFELAMLVNVSSISKIEDIETDGQLEIIQNSPRKLNSAVEGIDVDAKLILKSNESTHLTVKFLGTPFILNENKIEEEEDLPKGAKLIAQNDCKTCHNRLKKTVGPAYIEVAQKYPNNPNSKDYLVQKIKNGGAGVWGETPMTPHPEVADKDIEEMVGYIMGLDADTEAKEQKITATDTENTAHQKGTEIADGDLLSGVLMTFWKDKPIPTFTDFDFEAKPYFQTVVSDVVVKSTDFVSIESNYVIRYDGYLEVSESDVYTFKLTSDDGSQLFINQQIVVDNDGFHGMEAIEGKMALGKGKHALKVLFFQGLGGQGLTFEWKSSKAEKFDKVPIAALLHHKTQQAPNLQYPAPSFINAPEIPGDGFPLQSVHPNYEVTQARPNDFTPKVGGMDFLADGRLVISTWDPTGSVYILDNVASGNPEKITTKRIASGLAEPLGLKVVDNEIYVLQKQEVTKLVDTNGDDIIDEYRAVSQDWRTSANFHEFAFGLEYKDGYFYATLATAIQSGGASTNPQIPDRGKVVKISKETGKVEFIAHGLRTPNGIGIGVDGEIFVADNQGDWLPSCKILHVKENAWYGSRSVDFAGTEGIEATLPVVWLPQNEIGNSPSQPTYFNDGLYKGQMIHGEVTHGGLKRVFVEKVNGNYQGVVFRFTQGLEAGINRIVWGPDGALYMGGIGSSGNWQHTGGLWYGLQRMAYKEDRTFEMLAVRVKSNGFEIEFTEPLRNGDGWNTSDYQAKQWWYKPTEDYGGPKLDEETLPIQSVQVSEDRKKVFLELKNIKAEHVVYLRIANPFISEKGHELWSSEAWYTLNAIPENDKGFESKTSKPSTAMNTLSEVEKADGWSLLFDGKSIEGWHNYGKETVGKGWRIEDNALMLDTSNGEGGDIVSDDEYENFELSVDWKIQACGNSGIFYNVLESSEYDAVWRTGPEMQVLDNVCHPDAKYPKHRAGDLYDLIACQYETVKPAGNWNQARIVSNHGKVEHWLNGRKLVEVEMFTPEWNELIANSKFKDMPAFGMSKKGHLALQDHGDKVWYRNLKVRRLK from the coding sequence ATGAAATCAACCCTACTCTATCTTTTTTTTAGTACAGTTTTGTTAATGTTTCTCGTTGGATGTGAGGATAATACTACAAATAACCAAGAGACACAAAAAGAACGTCCAAATAGCCCGTGGGTGTTTCGCTCGGTATTGGACACACAAGCCCGAATGATTACCCTCGCTTTGGACGACAAAATGTGGGTCGCTTACCGCACCGACAAAGCCTCTCTATATAAGGCATGGAGTGGAGGAGTAGTCTTTCAGGGAGCTGTTTACAACACCATGCACGGCCCCCAGCCTGTCAGTTATGGTGATGCTTGGATGGTTAATAAATACGCAAACCCGTGGTTATTGGTAGAAGACCACGATGCTACTTTGCTGACTGCCAAATACAAAGGACATCGTTTTGAGAACGGATATGTGCAATTGATGTATGAACTGACTACCCCAACAGGTGAAAACATCAATGTGACCGAACAAGTCGAACACTTCAACAGCGGCACACATCAGCAAGGTTTGGAACGCATTTTCACCACAGAAAATGTACCCAAAGGTTTTGAACTAGCTATGTTGGTCAACGTTAGTTCCATCTCAAAAATAGAAGATATCGAAACGGATGGTCAGTTGGAAATCATCCAAAACAGTCCTAGAAAGCTAAACAGCGCAGTAGAAGGAATTGATGTAGATGCCAAATTGATACTCAAGTCCAATGAGAGTACACATTTGACTGTCAAATTTTTAGGCACACCTTTTATACTGAATGAAAACAAAATTGAAGAGGAGGAAGACCTTCCCAAAGGAGCAAAGTTGATTGCCCAAAACGACTGCAAAACATGCCACAACCGACTGAAGAAAACCGTTGGGCCTGCCTATATTGAAGTGGCTCAAAAATATCCCAACAATCCAAATAGTAAAGACTATTTGGTCCAAAAAATCAAAAATGGAGGCGCAGGTGTTTGGGGCGAAACGCCCATGACCCCCCATCCCGAAGTAGCCGACAAGGACATTGAAGAAATGGTAGGTTATATCATGGGTTTGGATGCTGATACTGAAGCAAAAGAGCAGAAAATTACCGCAACAGACACTGAAAACACTGCTCACCAAAAAGGCACAGAAATAGCGGATGGAGATTTATTATCAGGCGTATTGATGACTTTTTGGAAAGACAAACCGATACCGACTTTTACGGATTTTGATTTTGAAGCCAAGCCCTATTTCCAAACTGTGGTTTCGGATGTAGTGGTCAAAAGTACCGATTTTGTTTCGATAGAATCCAACTATGTCATTCGCTACGATGGTTATTTGGAAGTATCAGAATCGGATGTTTACACCTTCAAATTGACGAGTGACGATGGTTCTCAACTGTTTATCAACCAACAAATAGTTGTTGACAACGATGGGTTTCATGGGATGGAAGCCATTGAAGGAAAAATGGCACTCGGCAAAGGCAAACATGCCCTCAAAGTTCTGTTTTTTCAAGGTTTGGGTGGACAAGGTTTGACCTTTGAGTGGAAAAGCAGCAAAGCAGAAAAGTTTGATAAAGTACCCATTGCAGCCCTGCTTCACCACAAAACCCAACAAGCTCCCAACCTTCAATATCCCGCCCCTTCGTTTATCAATGCACCCGAAATTCCTGGCGATGGTTTCCCCTTGCAGTCTGTGCATCCCAACTATGAAGTCACCCAAGCACGCCCCAACGATTTTACTCCAAAAGTCGGTGGAATGGACTTTTTAGCAGATGGTCGCTTGGTTATTAGTACTTGGGATCCAACAGGTTCAGTTTATATTTTGGACAATGTGGCATCCGGAAATCCCGAAAAAATCACCACCAAACGCATTGCATCAGGTTTGGCAGAACCTTTGGGATTGAAGGTGGTGGACAACGAAATTTATGTGCTGCAAAAACAAGAAGTGACCAAATTGGTGGACACGAATGGCGACGACATCATTGACGAATACCGAGCCGTTTCGCAAGATTGGCGCACTTCCGCTAATTTTCATGAGTTTGCCTTTGGTTTGGAATACAAAGATGGCTATTTCTATGCGACTTTGGCAACCGCCATTCAATCAGGAGGTGCAAGTACCAATCCACAAATTCCCGACCGTGGAAAAGTGGTGAAAATCTCTAAGGAGACAGGCAAAGTAGAATTTATCGCTCACGGTTTGAGAACTCCAAATGGTATCGGAATCGGTGTGGATGGCGAAATATTTGTGGCAGACAATCAAGGCGATTGGCTGCCTTCCTGCAAAATCCTGCACGTCAAAGAAAATGCTTGGTATGGCTCACGTTCAGTTGATTTTGCAGGGACAGAAGGCATTGAAGCAACACTGCCTGTGGTTTGGCTTCCGCAAAACGAAATCGGTAATTCTCCGAGTCAACCCACTTACTTCAATGATGGATTGTACAAAGGACAGATGATTCATGGGGAAGTGACACATGGCGGATTGAAGCGGGTATTTGTCGAAAAAGTAAACGGCAACTACCAAGGTGTTGTTTTTCGGTTTACGCAAGGTTTGGAAGCGGGAATCAATCGAATCGTGTGGGGACCTGACGGTGCATTGTATATGGGCGGGATTGGTTCATCGGGTAATTGGCAGCATACAGGCGGATTGTGGTATGGTTTGCAGCGAATGGCCTACAAAGAAGACCGAACGTTTGAAATGTTGGCGGTGCGTGTCAAATCGAATGGTTTTGAAATTGAATTTACCGAACCTCTCAGAAATGGAGATGGCTGGAATACAAGTGATTACCAAGCCAAACAATGGTGGTACAAACCTACGGAGGATTATGGTGGTCCTAAACTTGATGAAGAAACCTTGCCGATTCAATCAGTGCAGGTTTCGGAAGACCGAAAGAAAGTGTTCCTTGAATTGAAAAACATAAAAGCTGAACACGTTGTGTATTTGCGGATTGCGAACCCATTTATCAGTGAAAAAGGGCATGAATTGTGGTCTTCGGAGGCATGGTACACCCTCAATGCGATTCCCGAAAATGACAAAGGCTTTGAGAGCAAAACTTCAAAGCCTTCTACTGCAATGAATACCCTTAGTGAAGTAGAGAAAGCCGATGGTTGGAGCTTACTTTTTGACGGTAAAAGCATAGAAGGGTGGCATAATTACGGCAAAGAAACTGTTGGGAAAGGTTGGAGAATTGAAGACAATGCTTTGATGTTGGATACTTCAAATGGCGAGGGCGGTGACATTGTTTCGGATGATGAATACGAGAATTTTGAGCTAAGCGTGGACTGGAAAATTCAGGCTTGTGGGAATAGTGGTATTTTCTACAATGTCTTGGAATCCAGTGAATACGACGCTGTTTGGCGAACAGGACCTGAGATGCAAGTATTGGACAATGTGTGCCATCCCGATGCCAAATATCCCAAACACCGAGCGGGTGATTTGTACGATTTGATTGCTTGCCAATACGAAACAGTGAAACCTGCTGGTAACTGGAATCAGGCTCGAATTGTATCAAACCATGGCAAGGTTGAGCATTGGCTAAATGGTCGAAAATTGGTGGAGGTGGAAATGTTTACCCCAGAATGGAACGAACTGATTGCCAATAGCAAATTCAAAGATATGCCCGCTTTTGGCATGTCAAAAAAAGGCCATCTTGCGCTGCAAGACCACGGAGATAAGGTGTGGTATAGGAATTTGAAGGTGAGGAGGCTGAAGTAA
- a CDS encoding HAMP domain-containing sensor histidine kinase — translation MNLYDKTLQWKIALIAAALIIVAISLYYSQSLANQLANEERKKIELYGKAVNEIKNIFSFMNQKEQLDPLAQKVLEEYESNILAFLQEITTSNTTIPVIQTNGKDQITGTRNLDPNDNERTFDLKNLEDAAIVMDELEAMKNSFPPIEISARFNERDDEGNETGKILERKSFIYYNESSILQQLRTYPLFQLFIISIFLLIAYVAFDAARRAEQNKVWLGMAKETAHQLGTPLFSMVGWVEMLKISEDPSGEAQMVGEELEKDVGRLQLIADRFSKIGAQPKLSPTNIVESVKETTTYMRRRASKQVVVSFESAQPEIRANVNNVLFDWVIENLIRNGLDSMGPEGKLDVKMWEEAGKVIIEVTDSGKGIPKSKFKTVFKPGYSTKKRGWGLGLSLSKRIVEMYHKGKIFVAQSVLDQGTTFRVVVPVLED, via the coding sequence ATGAACCTATACGACAAAACCCTTCAATGGAAAATAGCTTTGATAGCAGCAGCACTCATCATCGTTGCCATCAGTTTATATTACAGCCAATCACTCGCCAATCAGTTGGCAAATGAAGAGCGTAAAAAGATAGAATTATACGGCAAGGCGGTAAATGAAATCAAAAATATTTTTTCATTTATGAACCAAAAGGAACAGTTAGACCCTTTGGCACAGAAGGTATTGGAAGAATATGAATCCAATATTCTTGCTTTTTTGCAGGAAATCACCACTTCGAATACGACCATTCCTGTCATCCAAACCAATGGCAAGGACCAAATTACAGGCACTCGAAATCTCGACCCCAATGACAATGAACGAACCTTTGATTTGAAAAATTTGGAAGATGCTGCCATTGTGATGGACGAATTGGAGGCTATGAAAAACAGTTTTCCTCCCATCGAAATTTCGGCTCGCTTCAACGAAAGAGATGATGAAGGAAACGAAACAGGTAAAATATTGGAGCGAAAAAGTTTTATTTACTACAATGAATCAAGTATCCTGCAACAATTGCGAACCTATCCCCTCTTTCAGTTATTCATCATTTCTATTTTTCTACTGATTGCGTATGTGGCTTTTGATGCTGCAAGACGAGCCGAACAAAACAAGGTGTGGTTGGGTATGGCGAAAGAAACAGCGCATCAATTGGGTACACCTTTATTTTCGATGGTAGGCTGGGTCGAAATGCTCAAAATTTCGGAAGACCCCAGCGGGGAGGCACAAATGGTAGGTGAAGAATTGGAGAAGGATGTGGGACGCTTACAACTCATTGCAGACCGTTTTTCAAAGATTGGCGCACAACCCAAACTATCTCCTACCAACATTGTAGAATCTGTCAAAGAAACGACTACTTATATGCGCCGCAGAGCGTCCAAACAAGTCGTGGTGAGTTTTGAATCCGCACAACCTGAAATTCGTGCCAATGTAAACAATGTTTTGTTTGATTGGGTCATCGAAAACCTTATTCGCAATGGACTGGATTCGATGGGCCCAGAAGGGAAATTGGATGTCAAAATGTGGGAAGAGGCAGGCAAGGTAATCATTGAAGTAACGGATTCGGGTAAAGGGATTCCAAAATCCAAATTCAAAACAGTTTTTAAACCAGGTTACAGCACCAAAAAACGGGGCTGGGGTCTTGGTCTATCACTCTCCAAACGCATCGTGGAGATGTATCATAAAGGGAAAATTTTTGTTGCTCAGTCGGTTTTGGATCAAGGAACGACTTTCAGAGTGGTTGTGCCTGTTTTGGAGGATTAG
- a CDS encoding viroplasmin family protein has product MAKSKKKYYVVWEGNETGIFDNWADCQAQIKGFAGARYKSFQSKELAEEAYYGNSSDYIGKNVKNDTSLTEEQLRLIGKPILESLAVDAACSGNPGVLEYQGVDTKSGIRFFHQGPFPQGTVNLGEFLALVHGLAYLKQKGSNIPIYSDSRTAMAWVRNKQVKTTLQRNNTNRHLFELIDRGLAWLKNNTYSNKILKWETAAWGEIPADFGRK; this is encoded by the coding sequence ATGGCAAAAAGTAAGAAAAAATACTACGTAGTTTGGGAAGGCAATGAAACAGGCATTTTCGACAATTGGGCAGATTGTCAAGCCCAAATAAAAGGTTTTGCTGGAGCGAGGTACAAATCCTTCCAAAGCAAAGAGTTGGCGGAAGAAGCCTATTATGGAAATAGCAGCGATTACATCGGTAAAAATGTAAAAAACGATACTTCTTTGACAGAAGAACAGTTGCGCTTAATCGGGAAACCCATATTGGAAAGCCTTGCAGTAGATGCAGCTTGCAGTGGAAATCCAGGGGTTTTGGAATACCAAGGCGTTGATACCAAATCGGGGATTCGTTTTTTTCACCAAGGGCCTTTCCCTCAAGGAACAGTCAACTTGGGTGAATTTTTGGCTTTAGTACATGGTTTGGCATATTTGAAGCAGAAAGGCAGTAATATTCCTATTTATTCAGATTCGAGAACTGCAATGGCTTGGGTTCGCAACAAACAGGTAAAGACTACTTTGCAGCGAAACAATACCAACCGCCATTTATTTGAACTGATAGATAGGGGTTTAGCATGGCTAAAAAACAACACCTACTCCAATAAAATATTGAAGTGGGAGACAGCAGCATGGGGCGAAATTCCAGCAGATTTTGGTAGAAAATAA
- a CDS encoding choice-of-anchor B family protein: MKKYILSLLQFACVCFIVGTLFLPVFAQIQMDSLSNLFYPDGLNDVWGYVDESGNEYALVGVKTGVSIVNVTNPVEPQELFFIEGESSIWRDLKTYEHYLYVVNETKGGMQIIDLQNLPMSIDTSVYIEDSSLNTAHNIYIDERGLAYLSGYNNFKKTIPTAQRGVKILDLKPNPLAPTFLYDFTHQYSHDAYVRNGILLSSEVYVGQLMIADVSDPMNPVVLATHSTPNDFTHNAWFSDNGQVVFTTDEKNDAYIASYDISDLSDIRELDRYQSSPGENVMPHNVHVFNDFLVISYYNDGVIIVDAHEPDALVETEYFDTSLHSGMGALGCWGAYPFLPSGNILATDREQGLFVLRPTYQRAAYVEGNVTNKETGEVVEGVEIKIEGKEGMEISDFGGHFKTGVAQAGTYTFSFYKYGYEPLTIENVNLETAKIMLLNVELQARTSFELTVEIVDKATGKPIEGVQFEAKIPAINYAQLSNESGNISISSFYADKYLILAYKWGLVTWIKDIVVNESNTHLRLELQREYEDDFWLNFGWSVSVAGDMTGVWKRDVPKGTFLEDGSACNPDKDVQDDFSNFCFVTGSSGGELEDNDLDGGTTTLFSPIFDLTDFNLPILSFYQWFCSSDVSDNEADFVKFELKNGIDTVDLQTIYTDYETQNVWHQQSFNVLEYLPATQNMQLIITAKGSSADLVVEAAIDVFRIMDANPTDIEEPISNNRFNLQIIPNPFENQTIFQFENVPATTNPILLQIFDSMGRMVLQRRFLQHELIGFNWGESAESGLYIVKFGGETRKVLKY, translated from the coding sequence ATGAAAAAATACATTTTATCCTTGCTGCAATTTGCTTGTGTATGCTTTATTGTTGGCACCTTATTTCTCCCAGTTTTTGCTCAAATTCAAATGGACTCCTTGTCTAATCTTTTTTATCCAGATGGGTTAAATGATGTTTGGGGATATGTAGATGAATCAGGCAATGAGTATGCCTTGGTGGGAGTGAAGACGGGAGTTTCGATTGTCAATGTCACAAACCCTGTTGAGCCACAAGAGTTGTTTTTCATTGAAGGTGAAAGTAGTATCTGGCGTGATTTAAAGACCTATGAACACTATCTCTACGTTGTGAATGAAACAAAAGGAGGAATGCAAATCATTGATCTTCAAAATTTACCTATGTCTATAGATACCTCGGTTTACATTGAAGATAGCAGCCTCAATACTGCTCACAATATTTATATTGATGAGCGTGGCTTGGCGTATTTGTCGGGCTACAATAATTTCAAAAAAACTATTCCGACGGCACAAAGAGGAGTCAAAATATTGGATTTGAAGCCCAATCCTCTTGCGCCCACTTTTTTGTATGACTTTACCCACCAATATTCACACGATGCGTATGTAAGGAACGGTATTTTATTGAGTTCAGAAGTATATGTAGGACAGTTGATGATTGCAGATGTAAGTGATCCGATGAATCCAGTGGTTTTGGCAACTCATTCAACGCCAAATGATTTTACACACAATGCTTGGTTTTCGGATAATGGGCAGGTCGTATTTACAACCGATGAAAAAAACGATGCCTACATAGCTTCTTATGATATTTCTGATTTGAGTGACATCCGAGAGTTGGATAGATACCAATCTTCACCCGGCGAAAATGTGATGCCTCACAATGTGCATGTATTCAATGATTTTCTGGTGATTTCTTATTATAATGATGGCGTAATCATTGTAGATGCGCACGAACCTGATGCTTTGGTCGAAACCGAATATTTCGATACTTCGCTGCACAGTGGTATGGGAGCATTGGGATGTTGGGGGGCTTATCCTTTTCTACCATCGGGTAATATTTTGGCGACTGACCGTGAGCAAGGTTTGTTTGTTTTGCGCCCTACTTACCAAAGAGCCGCTTATGTGGAAGGCAATGTTACCAATAAGGAAACAGGTGAAGTTGTTGAAGGAGTAGAGATAAAGATTGAAGGAAAAGAAGGTATGGAAATAAGTGATTTTGGAGGACACTTCAAAACAGGAGTAGCACAAGCTGGAACATATACTTTTTCATTCTACAAGTATGGTTATGAGCCATTGACAATCGAAAATGTAAATTTAGAAACGGCAAAAATAATGCTCTTGAATGTAGAACTTCAAGCCCGTACAAGTTTTGAATTGACAGTAGAAATAGTCGATAAAGCAACAGGCAAACCGATTGAAGGAGTACAGTTTGAAGCAAAAATACCTGCAATTAACTACGCACAATTGAGTAACGAATCGGGGAATATTTCTATAAGTTCTTTTTACGCTGACAAATACTTGATTTTGGCATACAAATGGGGCTTGGTAACATGGATTAAAGATATAGTGGTGAATGAATCGAACACACATTTGCGTTTGGAACTTCAACGGGAATACGAAGATGATTTTTGGCTTAATTTCGGTTGGTCGGTCAGCGTTGCGGGAGATATGACAGGCGTTTGGAAGAGGGATGTGCCTAAAGGAACTTTTTTGGAGGATGGAAGTGCGTGCAATCCCGACAAAGATGTGCAGGATGATTTTAGCAATTTCTGTTTTGTGACTGGCAGTAGCGGAGGCGAATTGGAGGACAATGACCTCGATGGTGGCACAACGACTTTGTTTTCACCGATTTTTGATCTCACCGATTTCAATCTGCCCATTCTTTCTTTTTACCAATGGTTTTGCAGCAGTGATGTATCAGATAATGAAGCGGATTTTGTAAAATTTGAACTGAAAAACGGTATAGATACTGTTGATTTACAAACAATTTATACCGATTATGAAACCCAGAATGTTTGGCATCAGCAATCCTTTAATGTGTTGGAGTATTTGCCTGCAACACAAAATATGCAGTTGATTATCACTGCAAAAGGATCTTCAGCGGATTTGGTGGTAGAAGCTGCAATAGACGTTTTTAGAATCATGGATGCAAATCCAACTGACATTGAAGAGCCCATTTCAAACAATCGGTTCAACCTGCAAATTATACCCAATCCTTTTGAAAATCAAACAATTTTTCAATTTGAAAATGTCCCTGCTACTACCAATCCTATTTTGCTGCAAATTTTTGATAGCATGGGAAGAATGGTTTTGCAACGGAGGTTTTTGCAGCATGAACTTATTGGCTTCAATTGGGGAGAATCAGCAGAATCGGGCTTGTATATTGTGAAATTTGGAGGCGAAACAAGGAAGGTATTGAAATACTAA
- a CDS encoding STM3941 family protein, giving the protein MNNTDIIEIPLSKVKLSLLLLSSILFVVLSYWLLLRYINSHDSFFEGDSWFICIVSVLGFLMGLGGMYFFTKKLFDKKPGLVIDELGIIDNSGGLSIGRIYWTDIIDIYEYTVQVGIASKQRFVAITLQNPKDYIARQANPLKKKIMQSNEKYMGTPVSISANGLKISFDELLILIEEKMQNFKQS; this is encoded by the coding sequence ATGAACAACACAGACATCATTGAAATTCCTCTCAGCAAAGTAAAATTGAGCTTACTTTTGCTGAGTTCTATACTATTTGTCGTTTTGAGTTATTGGTTACTTCTACGGTATATCAATTCCCATGATTCATTTTTTGAAGGTGATTCATGGTTCATTTGCATTGTATCGGTATTGGGATTTTTGATGGGTTTGGGTGGAATGTACTTTTTCACCAAAAAATTATTTGATAAAAAACCTGGACTGGTGATTGACGAATTGGGAATTATCGACAATTCAGGTGGTTTGTCCATTGGTAGAATTTATTGGACAGATATTATTGATATTTATGAATATACAGTTCAGGTAGGTATAGCATCCAAACAAAGATTCGTGGCTATAACCCTTCAAAATCCCAAAGATTACATCGCTCGCCAAGCCAACCCATTGAAGAAAAAAATAATGCAATCAAATGAAAAATACATGGGAACACCTGTCAGTATTTCTGCAAATGGACTGAAAATTTCCTTTGATGAGTTATTGATTTTGATTGAAGAGAAAATGCAAAATTTTAAACAATCGTAG